Proteins co-encoded in one Nonomuraea helvata genomic window:
- a CDS encoding MarR family winged helix-turn-helix transcriptional regulator, producing the protein MTSSTAQIAPSDTGDGLMWNHMLSLYAHVEHSLGTALQRRHGLGLSEYRALDLLAGAHDGELRMQDLAARLGLNQSSVTRLVSRLNAAGYTYRDLCPDDKRGVYTVITDAGRARHREARSTYAQVLSAALDAAAQQNPLLSTLLTTARPLFTTSPQDGH; encoded by the coding sequence GTGACGTCGTCAACCGCTCAGATCGCCCCGAGCGACACCGGGGATGGGCTCATGTGGAACCACATGCTCAGCTTGTACGCGCATGTCGAGCACAGCCTCGGCACCGCCCTCCAGCGCCGGCACGGTCTCGGCCTGTCCGAGTACCGCGCGCTCGACCTCCTGGCCGGCGCTCACGACGGCGAACTCCGCATGCAGGACCTGGCGGCGCGCCTGGGGCTGAACCAGAGCTCGGTCACCCGCCTGGTCAGCCGGCTGAACGCCGCAGGATACACGTACCGCGACCTGTGCCCCGACGACAAGCGGGGCGTCTACACCGTCATCACGGATGCCGGCCGCGCCCGCCACCGCGAGGCGCGGAGCACCTACGCCCAGGTCCTGTCAGCCGCCCTGGACGCAGCCGCGCAGCAGAACCCGCTGCTCAGCACCCTGCTGACCACCGCCAGGCCGCTGTTCACCACCAGTCCTCAGGACGGGCACTGA
- a CDS encoding RNA polymerase sigma factor has product MNELVRAAQRGDTMAMNELLDLLTPYVTRICGPIALADGPDAAQEALIAIFKGLRGLREPAALYGWARAIAVREAVRVARRSRHTVEFEDDLPSPTDLEQAADIRDLLARLSPEHRAVLMLRDVEGLDERAAAELLKVPVGTVKSRLFRARDNFRKAWSS; this is encoded by the coding sequence GTGAACGAGCTGGTGAGGGCGGCGCAGCGCGGCGACACCATGGCGATGAACGAGCTGCTCGACCTGCTCACGCCGTACGTCACCCGGATCTGCGGCCCGATCGCGCTGGCCGATGGGCCGGACGCGGCGCAGGAGGCGCTGATCGCGATCTTCAAGGGTCTGCGCGGCCTGCGCGAGCCCGCCGCACTGTACGGCTGGGCCAGGGCGATCGCGGTGCGTGAGGCGGTGAGGGTGGCCAGGCGGAGCCGTCACACGGTCGAGTTCGAGGACGACCTGCCCTCACCCACTGACCTGGAGCAGGCGGCGGACATCAGGGACCTGCTCGCCCGGCTCTCGCCGGAGCACCGGGCGGTGCTGATGCTTCGCGACGTGGAGGGACTCGACGAGCGGGCGGCGGCCGAGCTGCTCAAGGTGCCGGTGGGGACGGTCAAGTCGAGGCTGTTCAGAGCCAGAGACAACTTCAGGAAGGCGTGGTCGTCATGA
- a CDS encoding TetR/AcrR family transcriptional regulator, with amino-acid sequence MPRSRQDPSRQERARLRREEIIAVAAEMFARGGYRGTSLADIAARAGISEPGLLHHFGSKAGLLLAVIERRDLDSEMFAMELLGMEPTGRLRALPEFARRNKDRVGLAKLFTVLVAESLEPGAPGHQHFVDRYRAMRAIVADSIRSAQAAGLTRADIDPAAKAAEIIATLDGLQTQWLLDPDMIDIVAGVESYARTLEHDLTCGLP; translated from the coding sequence GTGCCCCGGAGTAGGCAAGACCCAAGCAGGCAGGAACGCGCCCGCCTGCGGCGAGAAGAGATCATCGCGGTGGCCGCGGAGATGTTCGCGCGCGGCGGCTACCGCGGCACATCTCTGGCCGACATCGCGGCCCGGGCGGGCATCAGCGAGCCCGGCCTCCTCCACCACTTCGGCAGCAAGGCCGGTCTGCTCCTGGCGGTGATCGAGCGGCGCGACCTCGACAGCGAGATGTTCGCGATGGAGCTCCTGGGCATGGAGCCCACCGGGCGGCTGCGGGCCCTGCCGGAGTTCGCGCGCCGCAACAAGGACCGGGTGGGGCTGGCCAAGCTGTTCACCGTCCTGGTCGCGGAGAGCCTCGAGCCCGGCGCTCCCGGCCATCAGCACTTCGTCGACCGCTACCGCGCGATGCGCGCCATCGTGGCCGACAGCATCCGTTCCGCACAGGCCGCCGGCCTCACCCGCGCGGACATCGACCCCGCGGCCAAGGCGGCCGAGATCATCGCGACCCTCGACGGCCTGCAGACCCAGTGGCTGCTCGACCCCGACATGATCGACATCGTGGCCGGCGTCGAGTCCTACGCCCGCACCCTGGAGCACGACCTCACATGCGGCCTCCCATGA
- a CDS encoding GMC oxidoreductase: protein MSSSDRPSGSGISRRGFLAGAGSVLGAAALGEPATAAAAGPIANGAHVPVLVIGTGYGGSVAALRLAQAGVDVHMVEMGMAWDTPGSDGKIFCNTREPDYRSYWLRTRTKAPLNYFLGFPIDRDIPRYTGVLDAEDFSGITVYQGRGVGGGSLVNGGMAVTPKRANFPSILPSVNPAEMYDTYYPRANAGLGAATVDPAWFDSTDCYQYARVGRKHAQRSGFPFVFVPDVYDWTYMQQEAAGTVTKSALAGEILYGNNHGKKSLQKTYLAQARATGRVAVSPLHKVTSVTPAASGGYTVVIDQLNTNGDTTATKTVTADRVFFAAGSVGTSKLLVRLKATGALPNLNDEVGKGWGDNGNVMCGRANHLWDPTGALQSAIPCSGIDNWSAGGAFAEVAPLPTGIETYASFYLSITNNPNRARFSWNAATGTVDLSWQTSWKQPAIDMAKTIFDKINAKEGTIYRTDLFGVYKIWGDHLTYHPLGGAVLNKATDNYGRLTAYPGLYVIDGALIPGNTSVNPFVTITALAERNIERIIAVDL from the coding sequence ATGAGCAGCAGCGACAGACCCTCGGGCAGCGGCATCTCGCGCCGCGGCTTCCTCGCCGGAGCCGGCTCCGTCCTGGGGGCCGCGGCCCTCGGCGAGCCCGCCACCGCGGCGGCGGCGGGCCCGATCGCGAACGGGGCCCACGTGCCGGTCCTGGTGATCGGCACCGGGTACGGCGGCTCCGTCGCCGCCCTGCGCCTGGCCCAGGCGGGCGTGGACGTGCACATGGTCGAGATGGGCATGGCCTGGGACACCCCGGGCTCCGACGGCAAGATCTTCTGCAACACGCGCGAGCCGGACTACCGCTCCTACTGGCTCCGTACCAGGACGAAGGCCCCGCTCAACTACTTCCTCGGCTTCCCCATCGACCGGGACATCCCCCGCTACACCGGCGTCCTGGACGCGGAGGACTTCAGCGGCATCACGGTCTACCAGGGCCGCGGCGTCGGCGGCGGCTCGCTGGTGAACGGCGGCATGGCGGTCACGCCGAAGCGCGCCAACTTCCCGTCCATCCTCCCCTCCGTGAACCCGGCGGAGATGTACGACACCTACTACCCGCGCGCGAACGCCGGCCTCGGAGCGGCCACCGTGGACCCGGCCTGGTTCGACTCCACCGACTGCTACCAGTACGCCCGCGTCGGCCGCAAGCACGCCCAGCGCTCCGGATTCCCCTTCGTTTTCGTGCCGGACGTGTACGACTGGACCTACATGCAGCAGGAAGCGGCGGGAACGGTCACCAAGTCGGCCCTGGCCGGCGAGATCCTCTACGGCAACAACCACGGCAAGAAATCGCTGCAGAAAACCTACCTCGCCCAGGCCAGGGCCACCGGCAGGGTCGCCGTCTCCCCCCTGCACAAGGTCACCTCGGTCACCCCGGCGGCCAGCGGCGGCTACACGGTCGTCATCGACCAGCTGAACACCAACGGCGACACCACGGCCACCAAGACCGTGACCGCCGATCGGGTGTTCTTCGCCGCGGGCAGCGTGGGCACCAGCAAGCTGCTGGTCAGGCTGAAGGCCACCGGCGCGCTCCCCAACCTGAACGACGAGGTCGGCAAGGGCTGGGGCGACAACGGCAACGTCATGTGCGGCCGCGCCAACCACCTGTGGGACCCGACAGGCGCGCTCCAGTCGGCCATCCCGTGCTCCGGCATCGACAACTGGAGCGCGGGAGGCGCATTCGCCGAAGTGGCCCCGCTGCCCACCGGGATCGAGACCTACGCCTCGTTCTACCTGTCGATCACCAACAACCCGAACCGCGCCCGGTTCTCCTGGAACGCCGCGACCGGCACGGTGGACCTGAGCTGGCAGACGTCCTGGAAACAACCGGCCATCGACATGGCCAAGACCATATTCGACAAAATAAACGCGAAGGAAGGGACGATCTACCGCACCGACTTATTCGGGGTCTACAAAATCTGGGGCGACCATCTCACCTATCACCCGCTCGGCGGCGCGGTGCTGAACAAGGCCACCGACAATTACGGCCGCCTGACCGCCTATCCCGGTCTTTACGTCATCGACGGCGCGCTGATCCCCGGCAACACCTCGGTCAATCCGTTCGTCACCATCACCGCGCTGGCCGAACGGAACATCGAACGGATCATTGCCGTCGACCTCTGA
- a CDS encoding multidrug efflux SMR transporter has protein sequence MAWIYLLIASVFEVVFALATNATNGFTELGPSLLTAAAAAGGIFFLSQALRTLDVGVGYTVWTGIGSVGTVVFGTVIFHESMNIWKALAFVLIIGGVLGLKLADTFTKDQATAG, from the coding sequence ATGGCCTGGATCTACCTGTTGATCGCCTCGGTCTTCGAGGTGGTGTTCGCCCTGGCCACCAACGCGACCAACGGCTTCACCGAACTCGGCCCGTCCCTGCTCACCGCCGCGGCCGCCGCCGGTGGCATCTTCTTCCTCAGCCAGGCGCTGAGAACGCTGGACGTGGGCGTCGGCTACACCGTGTGGACGGGCATCGGCTCGGTCGGCACGGTGGTGTTCGGGACCGTGATCTTCCATGAGTCGATGAACATCTGGAAGGCGCTCGCCTTCGTCCTCATCATCGGCGGCGTCCTGGGGCTCAAGCTCGCCGACACGTTCACCAAGGATCAGGCCACCGCAGGCTGA
- a CDS encoding class I SAM-dependent methyltransferase, producing MLTHDAASQWMARWDRQQEGYLPDREERFTALIDAVEALGRPDPVVIDLGCGPGSLSARLLDRLPEARVIAVDADPLLIGLGRTAYPQITFVSADLRTGGWTDLLGLDGPADAAISTTALHWISAADLKGMYGEVAAVLRPGGLLLNGDHLDTDDATPALARLEHAVHDRETERRFGANPPEDWRAWWDAVQADPAFAELHEERRTTAGASHHGSESRLLSEHVQALREAGFSEIGTLWQRGNNRLLCAVRG from the coding sequence ATGCTCACTCACGATGCCGCATCGCAGTGGATGGCGCGCTGGGACCGTCAGCAGGAGGGCTACCTGCCGGATCGCGAGGAGCGGTTCACCGCTCTGATCGACGCCGTGGAGGCGCTGGGGCGGCCGGATCCGGTGGTGATCGACCTGGGCTGCGGCCCCGGCTCGCTGTCCGCCCGGCTGCTCGACCGCCTCCCGGAGGCGAGGGTGATCGCGGTGGACGCCGACCCGCTGCTGATCGGGCTCGGGCGTACCGCGTACCCGCAGATCACGTTCGTCTCGGCGGACCTCCGTACCGGCGGGTGGACGGATCTGCTCGGGCTGGACGGACCCGCCGACGCCGCGATCAGCACGACGGCACTGCACTGGATCTCCGCCGCCGACCTCAAGGGCATGTACGGGGAGGTCGCGGCCGTGCTGCGGCCGGGCGGGCTGCTGCTCAACGGCGACCATCTGGACACCGACGACGCCACCCCGGCCCTCGCGCGCCTGGAGCACGCCGTCCACGACAGGGAGACGGAGCGGAGGTTCGGCGCGAACCCGCCGGAGGACTGGCGGGCCTGGTGGGACGCGGTCCAGGCGGATCCCGCCTTCGCCGAGCTCCATGAGGAGCGGCGCACCACGGCCGGGGCCTCCCACCACGGCTCCGAGTCCCGGCTCCTGTCGGAGCACGTCCAGGCGCTCCGGGAGGCCGGCTTCTCGGAGATCGGCACGCTCTGGCAGCGGGGCAACAACCGCCTGCTGTGCGCCGTACGCGGCTGA
- a CDS encoding carboxymuconolactone decarboxylase family protein has product MNIDIPQDRDPIAYVWGEMVPGIGIAASKFSMAVYAHSTLGLREFEAARLRIAQINGCAFCLDWRTERDGEKVEEEFAESVTQWRTTDAFDERTRLAAEYAERYTLDHHGLDDEFWARMTAHYSQLEIVELSMCLGSWLAFGRLNHVLGLDTACTLTGGSSPTPASGD; this is encoded by the coding sequence GTGAACATCGACATCCCCCAGGACAGGGACCCGATCGCGTACGTGTGGGGCGAGATGGTGCCCGGCATCGGGATCGCCGCCTCGAAGTTCTCGATGGCGGTGTACGCCCACAGCACGCTCGGACTGCGCGAGTTCGAGGCGGCCCGGCTGCGCATCGCCCAGATCAACGGGTGCGCCTTCTGCCTCGACTGGCGTACCGAACGTGACGGGGAGAAGGTCGAGGAGGAGTTCGCCGAGTCGGTGACGCAGTGGCGCACCACCGACGCCTTCGACGAGCGCACCCGCCTGGCCGCCGAGTACGCCGAGCGGTACACCCTCGACCACCACGGGCTCGACGACGAGTTCTGGGCGCGGATGACCGCGCACTACAGCCAGCTCGAGATCGTGGAGCTGAGCATGTGCCTCGGCTCATGGCTGGCGTTCGGCCGCCTCAACCACGTGCTTGGCCTCGACACCGCCTGCACGCTGACCGGCGGCTCCTCACCCACACCCGCTTCGGGGGACTAG
- a CDS encoding DUF6300 family protein: protein MRRIDVVTTDDAPACPRCGGEGLLWARVPHSWENAAGERVDGLSGVVLCPGCDARTPHAAALITWFHVNGRTDDEDAEFVRLLVEWATSVFVPELDEQALEEEVERWRRDSR, encoded by the coding sequence GTGAGGCGGATCGACGTCGTCACCACCGACGACGCGCCGGCGTGCCCCCGCTGCGGCGGCGAGGGGCTGCTGTGGGCGCGCGTACCGCACAGCTGGGAGAACGCCGCCGGCGAGCGGGTGGACGGCCTCAGCGGGGTCGTCCTGTGCCCTGGCTGCGACGCGCGGACCCCGCACGCCGCCGCGCTGATCACCTGGTTCCACGTCAACGGCCGGACCGACGACGAGGATGCCGAGTTCGTGCGGCTCCTCGTGGAGTGGGCGACCAGTGTGTTCGTGCCGGAGCTGGATGAGCAGGCGTTGGAGGAGGAGGTCGAGCGCTGGCGGCGCGACAGCCGCTGA
- a CDS encoding esterase/lipase family protein, with translation MSWQRRHIGVLVVAGTLLAGSGTAHAAQAAEREPVILIHGWNGSPTEFTQMKAALEQDGHPAYAITLPGGDNVANAEAIRNLVTQVRQEHGGGKVSLVGHSMGGLSARHYLKFLGGADATLSYVSMGTGQRGYWPACLLPANQGGQMCPSSTFLSRLNSGDPTPDPVRYTLLASSLDETRNDVIDGVWCRAEFAGVAHADEPKSQVFIDGVISALDGQCPS, from the coding sequence ATGTCATGGCAGCGCCGGCACATCGGAGTGTTAGTCGTCGCGGGCACCTTGCTCGCCGGGTCGGGCACCGCTCACGCGGCCCAGGCCGCGGAGCGGGAGCCGGTCATCCTGATCCACGGCTGGAACGGCTCGCCGACCGAGTTCACCCAGATGAAGGCGGCGCTGGAGCAGGACGGTCATCCCGCGTACGCGATCACCCTGCCGGGCGGGGACAACGTCGCCAACGCCGAAGCCATCAGGAACCTGGTGACGCAGGTGCGGCAGGAGCACGGCGGTGGGAAGGTCAGCCTCGTCGGGCACAGCATGGGAGGACTGTCGGCGCGCCACTACCTGAAGTTCCTCGGCGGCGCCGACGCGACGCTGAGCTACGTCTCGATGGGCACCGGTCAGCGCGGCTACTGGCCTGCCTGCCTCCTGCCGGCGAACCAGGGCGGGCAGATGTGCCCCTCCAGCACCTTCCTCAGCCGGCTCAACAGCGGCGACCCGACCCCCGACCCGGTCCGGTACACGCTGCTGGCGAGTTCGCTCGACGAGACGCGCAACGACGTCATCGACGGGGTGTGGTGCAGGGCCGAGTTCGCCGGGGTGGCCCATGCCGACGAACCCAAGTCACAGGTGTTCATCGACGGGGTGATCAGCGCTCTGGACGGTCAGTGCCCGTCCTGA
- a CDS encoding multidrug efflux SMR transporter produces MAWIYLAIAIVFEIAFALGTNATQGFTKLWPSVFTLLAAAGGIFTLSLALRTLDVGVGYTVWTGLGSIGTVILGALIYKEKITLPKVLSFAAIILGAITLKLAAGA; encoded by the coding sequence ATGGCCTGGATCTACCTGGCGATCGCCATCGTCTTCGAGATCGCCTTCGCGCTCGGCACCAACGCCACCCAGGGTTTCACCAAGCTGTGGCCCTCGGTCTTCACCCTGCTGGCCGCCGCGGGCGGCATCTTCACCCTCAGCCTGGCGCTCAGGACCCTGGACGTGGGCGTCGGCTACACCGTCTGGACCGGTCTGGGCTCCATCGGCACCGTCATCCTGGGTGCTCTGATCTACAAGGAGAAGATCACTCTGCCCAAGGTGCTGTCGTTCGCCGCCATCATCCTCGGCGCCATCACCCTCAAACTGGCCGCCGGAGCCTGA
- a CDS encoding dihydrodipicolinate reductase, with translation MMSTVVWGTGNVGRAAIRAVAAHPELKLSAVLVNDPGKAGRDAGELGGLGHPLGVAATDDVEAVLAASPRAVVYAASGDLRPDEALADVTRAIRAGAVVVTPSLYALYDQRGAPPELREQVLAAIGEGGGSLFVSGIDPGWGNDVLPLLVSGLGTAIDAIRCQEIFDYSTYDQPDSVRYLVGMGQPMEYEPPMIAPTVPTMVWGGQIRLMARALGVELDEIRESRDRRPLDATVGEYEAGTQGAVRFEVQGIVGGEPRIVIEHVTRIHPSCAPDWPTPPNGVGAHRVIIEGRPRIEVTVEATDEGGNGSAGGNATAVARLVGAIGWLADEEPGLYDALDVPLRPGRLGGDRP, from the coding sequence ATGATGTCCACGGTCGTCTGGGGCACCGGCAACGTCGGCCGCGCGGCCATCCGCGCCGTCGCAGCCCACCCGGAGCTGAAGCTCTCAGCCGTACTCGTCAACGATCCGGGCAAAGCGGGCCGGGACGCCGGGGAGCTCGGCGGGCTCGGCCACCCGCTCGGGGTCGCGGCGACCGACGACGTCGAGGCGGTGCTGGCCGCGAGCCCCAGAGCCGTGGTGTACGCGGCCTCGGGCGACCTCCGCCCCGACGAGGCGCTCGCCGATGTCACCCGGGCGATCCGGGCGGGGGCCGTCGTCGTCACCCCCTCCCTGTACGCGCTCTACGACCAGCGCGGCGCCCCGCCGGAGCTGCGCGAGCAGGTGCTGGCCGCCATCGGCGAGGGCGGCGGCTCGCTGTTCGTCTCAGGCATCGACCCCGGCTGGGGCAACGACGTGCTGCCGCTGCTGGTCAGCGGGCTCGGCACCGCCATTGACGCGATCCGCTGCCAGGAGATCTTCGACTACTCCACGTACGACCAGCCGGACTCGGTCCGGTACCTGGTCGGCATGGGCCAGCCGATGGAGTACGAACCGCCCATGATCGCGCCGACCGTCCCGACGATGGTGTGGGGCGGGCAGATCCGCCTGATGGCCAGGGCGCTCGGCGTCGAGCTCGACGAGATCCGCGAGAGCCGGGACCGGCGCCCGCTCGACGCCACCGTGGGCGAGTACGAGGCGGGGACCCAGGGCGCGGTGCGGTTCGAGGTGCAGGGCATCGTCGGGGGCGAGCCCCGCATCGTCATCGAGCACGTCACCCGCATCCACCCGTCCTGCGCGCCGGACTGGCCGACGCCCCCGAACGGCGTGGGCGCGCACCGCGTGATCATCGAGGGCCGTCCGCGCATCGAGGTCACGGTCGAGGCCACGGACGAGGGCGGCAACGGCTCCGCAGGCGGGAACGCCACCGCGGTCGCCCGGCTGGTGGGCGCCATCGGCTGGCTCGCCGACGAGGAGCCAGGACTGTACGACGCGCTCGACGTCCCGCTGCGCCCCGGCAGACTCGGAGGTGACCGGCCGTGA